One genomic region from Acidobacteriota bacterium encodes:
- a CDS encoding chalcone isomerase family protein gives MRKWVLVLLAVAALGLAAVAAELEGVSLPNTVSAGGATLHLNGMGVRIKKVAFIHVKVYVAGLYVAEKSTDPAKIVAADAPKQLVMHFLYKEVGKDKLLEGWNEGFTKNSGDKAAALKSRIDQFNGFWSDMKTGDRAVLTYVPGAGTKVEIKGKEMGVIEGKDFADALFSIWLGQNPPNEELKNGLLGK, from the coding sequence ATGAGGAAGTGGGTGCTGGTGCTTCTGGCGGTGGCGGCGTTGGGTCTGGCGGCGGTGGCCGCCGAACTGGAGGGGGTGAGCCTGCCGAACACGGTGAGCGCCGGGGGCGCGACGCTCCACCTCAACGGCATGGGCGTGAGGATCAAGAAGGTGGCCTTCATCCACGTGAAGGTCTACGTGGCGGGCCTCTACGTGGCGGAGAAGTCCACGGATCCGGCCAAGATCGTGGCGGCCGACGCCCCCAAGCAGCTCGTCATGCACTTCCTCTACAAGGAGGTCGGCAAGGACAAGCTGCTGGAGGGGTGGAACGAGGGCTTCACGAAGAACTCCGGCGACAAGGCCGCCGCCCTCAAGTCGCGCATCGACCAGTTCAACGGCTTCTGGTCCGACATGAAGACGGGCGACCGGGCCGTCCTCACCTACGTCCCCGGCGCGGGCACGAAGGTCGAGATCAAGGGAAAGGAAATGGGCGTCATCGAGGGCAAGGACTTCGCCGATGCGCTCTTCTCCATCTGGCTGGGCCAGAACCCTCCCAACGAGGAACTCAAGAACGGACTCCTCGGCAAGTAG